In Halobaculum sp. XH14, a single genomic region encodes these proteins:
- a CDS encoding CBS domain-containing protein produces the protein MDISQILSSHFTEFDIGTPLSKVAGAFDNQELDAIIVTDGDQYRGVVSRRQLASSSTQPSAKVDSRVQHVPTVDRTEDVREVARLMIGSDAKTLPVLDDDRVVGVVTGDAVLEAVRPFLDAVTVEDAYTTELISATPDTTVGKALNLLREAGIAHLPVVDGDDLAGMVSLYDVIEFTTRASSKSQGGSSSGFGGRGGGGQTRGGFGAREGDTDRMLDLPVRNLMSDVVITVERSAPLDEVVETMFEREISSLVVTTDDTSEPTGIITKTDVIEALTWERDDQNAVQVFGLDVLDGMDYDDVSALIERMTSKYGEMSVIKASIELQEHKEQRRGVPLVLARIRLVTDRGYFTADGEGYGASHALRLAANAVERQLLKGKTYGQSKKRSDTDEQAPLYGWWLGG, from the coding sequence ATGGATATCTCTCAGATCCTCTCCTCACATTTTACGGAGTTCGACATCGGCACACCGCTCTCGAAGGTTGCCGGGGCGTTTGACAATCAGGAACTCGATGCGATCATCGTAACTGACGGCGACCAGTATCGCGGCGTCGTTAGCCGCCGACAGCTGGCGTCCTCGTCCACCCAGCCATCTGCAAAGGTGGACTCACGGGTACAGCACGTCCCGACTGTCGATCGCACCGAGGACGTCCGCGAGGTCGCGCGACTCATGATCGGCAGCGACGCCAAAACGCTCCCCGTACTCGACGATGACCGTGTTGTCGGCGTGGTGACTGGTGATGCGGTCCTCGAAGCAGTGCGTCCGTTTCTCGACGCAGTGACCGTCGAGGATGCCTATACGACGGAGTTGATCAGTGCGACGCCCGATACCACGGTCGGGAAAGCACTCAATCTGCTTCGAGAAGCCGGGATCGCTCATCTTCCGGTCGTCGACGGGGATGACCTCGCGGGAATGGTGAGCCTGTACGACGTCATCGAGTTCACGACGCGGGCCAGCAGTAAGAGCCAGGGCGGTTCGTCGAGCGGCTTCGGTGGCCGCGGCGGTGGCGGGCAGACTCGTGGTGGATTCGGCGCGCGCGAGGGCGATACCGACCGAATGCTCGACCTGCCAGTGCGGAACCTGATGTCCGACGTAGTCATCACGGTCGAGCGGAGCGCACCGCTCGACGAGGTCGTCGAGACGATGTTCGAGCGAGAGATTTCCTCGCTCGTTGTCACGACCGACGACACCTCCGAGCCGACCGGTATCATCACGAAAACGGACGTCATCGAGGCGCTCACCTGGGAACGCGATGACCAGAACGCCGTGCAGGTGTTCGGACTCGACGTACTGGACGGGATGGACTACGACGACGTCTCCGCACTGATCGAGCGCATGACCTCGAAGTACGGGGAGATGAGCGTGATCAAGGCCAGCATCGAACTGCAGGAGCACAAAGAACAACGCCGGGGTGTGCCGCTGGTGCTCGCACGAATTCGACTGGTCACCGACCGTGGCTACTTCACGGCAGATGGAGAGGGATACGGCGCCTCTCACGCCCTTCGACTTGCCGCAAACGCAGTCGAACGCCAGCTCCTCAAGGGGAAGACCTACGGCCAGTCGAAGAAGCGTTCGGACACTGACGAGCAGGCACCGCTCTATGGCTGGTGGCTTGGCGGGTGA
- a CDS encoding DUF5789 family protein yields MSDDNRGRDESPDDERRQQSERKQEDVRDRAHEDRAMSGDPSERLGDLDGALEAQDYPTTTDDLVEAYGDYEIETQGGTESLEEVLAPTDNQSYDSADDVRSRILGLIHR; encoded by the coding sequence ATGTCAGACGACAACCGGGGCCGAGACGAGAGTCCGGACGACGAACGGCGACAACAGTCAGAGCGGAAGCAAGAGGACGTCCGCGACCGCGCCCATGAAGACCGGGCGATGAGCGGTGACCCTAGTGAACGGCTTGGTGATCTCGATGGGGCACTCGAAGCCCAGGACTATCCAACTACGACGGATGACCTGGTCGAGGCCTATGGCGATTACGAGATCGAAACGCAGGGCGGGACAGAATCGCTCGAAGAAGTCCTTGCCCCAACCGATAATCAATCGTACGATTCCGCTGACGACGTGAGAAGCCGGATACTGGGACTGATACATCGATAA
- a CDS encoding DUF202 domain-containing protein codes for MTDKTDIQIELARERTPLARERTILAHIRTGFASFLFGAVLLGLFGATVSFVGGGFILIGVVLFLRVGSRMCVVTNGLAICGEVSTVRSTGTGSTALYLDERLDSRTRNRASPPSILLRYK; via the coding sequence ATGACCGACAAAACTGATATCCAAATTGAACTCGCTCGGGAGAGAACCCCGTTAGCACGCGAACGTACCATCCTCGCCCATATCAGAACTGGCTTCGCGTCCTTTCTCTTTGGAGCAGTACTACTCGGGTTGTTTGGAGCCACAGTCTCCTTTGTCGGGGGCGGATTTATCCTCATTGGTGTCGTATTATTTTTGCGAGTGGGATCTCGCATGTGCGTAGTAACCAACGGGTTAGCCATCTGCGGGGAGGTCTCGACCGTCCGTTCCACTGGAACGGGTAGTACGGCTCTTTACCTTGACGAGCGACTCGATTCGAGAACACGGAACCGAGCGTCACCACCCTCAATTCTACTGCGGTACAAGTAA
- a CDS encoding amphi-Trp domain-containing protein translates to MGEANDYESELTANREEIAAVLSSVVDGILAGSIRVGEGKDAVTVVTPEEIALEIELEAEDDELSLELELTWPSPKGKESGTTPIEDVPEEEDDKLSVPVGAADASQALARFEVFRDQGEEWRWRLRHHNGNIIATSGEGYTRKHNAWNGLQSVLKNAPEAEVTEDAPN, encoded by the coding sequence ATGGGCGAAGCAAACGACTATGAGTCCGAACTGACGGCCAATCGTGAAGAGATCGCAGCCGTATTGAGTAGCGTAGTAGATGGGATACTCGCTGGCTCAATTCGGGTGGGTGAAGGCAAGGACGCTGTCACTGTTGTGACTCCTGAGGAAATCGCTCTTGAGATCGAACTGGAGGCTGAAGATGACGAGTTGAGTCTGGAGCTCGAACTAACATGGCCCTCTCCAAAAGGCAAGGAATCCGGGACCACTCCCATCGAAGATGTCCCTGAAGAGGAAGACGACAAACTATCAGTACCCGTCGGTGCCGCCGACGCTTCACAGGCACTGGCCCGATTTGAAGTCTTCCGTGACCAGGGCGAGGAATGGCGATGGCGACTCCGTCACCACAATGGGAACATCATCGCAACCAGTGGCGAGGGGTACACACGCAAACATAACGCATGGAACGGACTCCAGAGTGTGCTGAAGAATGCACCAGAAGCGGAGGTAACGGAGGATGCTCCGAACTGA
- a CDS encoding HalOD1 output domain-containing protein, whose translation MSTAVVRAVSAVEGREPCSLRPLAFVLNPNALDALFESRSNGQPRTGGCLSFVYSGCRVSIDNGEYLSIEPLESVRRVPTDGGSDGNAMC comes from the coding sequence GTGAGTACGGCTGTCGTGCGCGCGGTGAGCGCCGTGGAAGGACGGGAACCCTGTTCCCTTCGACCGCTGGCGTTCGTCCTCAACCCGAACGCGCTTGATGCGCTATTCGAGTCCCGGTCGAACGGTCAACCACGGACGGGTGGCTGTCTCTCGTTCGTCTATAGCGGCTGTCGCGTCTCCATCGACAACGGCGAATATCTCTCCATTGAACCGCTCGAAAGCGTTCGTCGAGTCCCTACTGATGGAGGATCGGACGGGAACGCAATGTGTTGA
- a CDS encoding TrmB family transcriptional regulator, whose amino-acid sequence MDANQNLEEAVEVLQQLGLKEYEARCFVGLSRLRSGTAKQLSETTEVPRTRVYSAIRMLEAQGLVEIQHSSPQQFRAVPLEEATETLRDQYEARVERLHDALETVEVVDADDESPVQQVWAMTGRDAIENRTNDLVGEATDEIVLVVGNESLLTEDLIDTLNGVGNGVDLLIGALTETLQDRIQTTVPDATTFISGLEWLHGENAARNDTAIGRLLLVDRSALLVSSIMPGTKEEQAIFGEGLGNGLVVIARRLMAQGLLTVRDPKQ is encoded by the coding sequence ATGGATGCGAATCAGAATTTGGAGGAAGCCGTTGAAGTCCTCCAGCAACTCGGTTTGAAGGAGTACGAGGCGCGATGTTTCGTTGGGTTGTCGCGCCTACGCTCAGGGACGGCAAAGCAACTGAGCGAGACAACTGAAGTGCCCCGGACGCGAGTCTACAGTGCGATCCGGATGCTGGAGGCACAGGGCCTCGTCGAGATTCAGCATTCGAGCCCGCAACAGTTCCGCGCGGTTCCCCTTGAGGAGGCGACCGAAACGCTCCGGGATCAATACGAGGCTCGCGTCGAGCGACTCCACGACGCGCTCGAGACGGTCGAAGTCGTCGATGCGGATGACGAATCCCCCGTCCAACAGGTGTGGGCGATGACCGGCCGTGACGCGATCGAGAATCGGACGAACGACCTCGTCGGGGAGGCGACCGACGAGATCGTGCTCGTGGTGGGCAACGAGTCACTGTTGACCGAGGACCTCATCGATACCCTCAACGGGGTCGGGAACGGGGTCGATCTGCTCATCGGCGCGTTGACCGAGACCCTTCAGGACCGGATTCAAACGACCGTACCGGACGCCACGACGTTCATCTCGGGGCTGGAGTGGTTACACGGGGAGAACGCCGCGAGGAACGATACGGCGATCGGCCGGTTGCTGCTGGTCGATCGATCGGCACTCCTTGTTAGTTCCATCATGCCCGGGACGAAGGAGGAACAGGCGATCTTCGGTGAGGGATTGGGGAACGGTCTCGTCGTGATCGCGCGCCGCCTCATGGCACAGGGACTGCTGACCGTTCGCGACCCCAAGCAGTGA
- a CDS encoding TrmB family transcriptional regulator, protein MSSDPTGDPESTAVEQLEHFGLSTYAARTFVALASLGTGTARDVSQVSEVPRTRVYDAIDELHDRGLVDVLQSSPKQFWAISAETASRTFEHDLQSRTELLRTALSELEPVERRAEQRGVWTVDGQSAVTERVREFFASAEEEIIYMTVEDLLIEDLIEGLGEAADRGVSIKLAGVSPEVQDRIQDAIPGVTMFESLWIWSDTSAGRLMMVDGRKTLVSAMVNGEDASPTDPRSETAIWGEGEANSLVVVLNAIFTWRLETAESDT, encoded by the coding sequence ATGAGTAGTGATCCCACCGGAGACCCGGAGTCCACCGCCGTCGAGCAGCTCGAACACTTCGGGTTGAGCACCTATGCGGCCCGGACGTTCGTGGCGCTCGCCAGCCTCGGCACGGGAACGGCAAGGGACGTGAGCCAGGTGTCGGAGGTACCCCGCACGAGGGTGTACGACGCCATCGACGAGTTACACGACCGGGGGCTCGTGGATGTTCTGCAGTCGTCACCCAAGCAGTTCTGGGCCATCTCGGCCGAAACCGCCAGTCGCACGTTCGAACACGATCTACAATCTCGAACGGAGTTATTGCGAACCGCCCTCAGTGAACTCGAACCCGTCGAGCGGCGAGCGGAACAGCGCGGTGTCTGGACCGTCGACGGACAGTCCGCGGTCACGGAGCGTGTACGCGAGTTCTTCGCCAGCGCGGAGGAGGAAATCATCTACATGACCGTCGAGGACCTCCTCATCGAGGATCTGATCGAGGGATTAGGCGAGGCGGCGGATCGGGGGGTTTCGATCAAGCTCGCGGGCGTTTCACCGGAGGTGCAGGATCGAATTCAGGATGCCATCCCCGGCGTGACGATGTTCGAGTCGTTGTGGATCTGGTCGGATACCTCGGCCGGCCGGCTCATGATGGTGGACGGGCGGAAAACACTCGTGAGTGCCATGGTCAACGGCGAGGACGCGAGCCCGACTGATCCCCGGTCGGAGACCGCCATCTGGGGTGAGGGCGAGGCGAATAGTCTGGTCGTGGTTCTGAATGCGATCTTCACGTGGCGACTCGAGACGGCTGAATCGGATACCTGA
- a CDS encoding HalOD1 output domain-containing protein, whose protein sequence is MTESEDSDGDVPASDSCGAIQAEFDWSVVTPSTAVVETVAIAAACEPTVLEPLYETVDPDALDTLIRSIGTDSKDGDATVTFALDGYQVTVERDGRVDVRPHEARAESE, encoded by the coding sequence ATGACTGAGTCAGAGGACTCAGACGGTGACGTGCCTGCCTCAGATTCATGCGGAGCGATTCAGGCCGAATTTGATTGGTCAGTAGTGACCCCGAGCACGGCGGTTGTCGAGACGGTTGCCATCGCTGCAGCGTGTGAGCCTACCGTACTCGAACCGCTGTACGAAACGGTCGATCCGGATGCCCTCGATACGCTCATTCGTTCGATTGGGACCGATTCAAAAGATGGCGACGCGACTGTTACGTTCGCGCTCGATGGCTACCAGGTGACGGTTGAACGTGACGGTCGGGTCGACGTTCGACCACATGAGGCACGCGCGGAGTCGGAGTAA
- a CDS encoding DUF7344 domain-containing protein yields MTEQDLDALLLLVADRRRRQTLHHLRHEANGETTVDGLVDRLHNGELGADGQTTDRDQIAVRLRHADLPKLADHGIVEFDPENSTIRYRSDDQFETILDSLPDELPLASL; encoded by the coding sequence ATGACCGAACAGGATCTCGACGCGCTTCTCCTGCTCGTGGCTGATCGACGCCGACGGCAGACACTCCACCATTTACGGCACGAAGCTAACGGCGAAACGACGGTGGACGGCCTCGTCGATCGATTGCACAACGGTGAACTGGGTGCCGACGGCCAAACTACCGACCGGGACCAGATTGCCGTCCGACTGCGACACGCCGACCTGCCGAAGTTAGCCGACCACGGTATCGTTGAATTCGATCCCGAAAACAGCACCATCCGATATCGGTCTGACGACCAGTTCGAGACGATACTGGATTCACTACCCGACGAACTGCCCCTCGCCAGCCTCTGA
- a CDS encoding AI-2E family transporter, translated as MTEKGTQRPWSPDRIGISMLAIVSGTLAGLIVLTQLQYVLLAIVLAYVIAPVQQRLERHLSSTMAAITLIVISVFVIFIPVAYILTIAIQQGLGFLTVIQDGELSLDNIENRIETIGYVIDLDLVYATYREPITAGLQRLATGALTVISGLPGLFIGLTVTMFVLFTLLRDGEQFLGWLRAVLPVSEHVQQELFRELDTLMWASVIGNVAVAGIQAILLGIGLALLGMPGVVFLTVSTFILTLLPLVGAFGVWIPVSLYLFAVGRPTAAVLLFVFGSVVSVSDFYLRPAIINRSGALNVAIIVVGIFGGIVLFGAMGLFVGPVVLGGAKVVLDLFAREQTESSGF; from the coding sequence ATGACTGAAAAAGGGACGCAGCGACCGTGGTCTCCGGATCGTATTGGGATATCGATGTTGGCGATTGTCAGTGGAACTCTCGCTGGTCTCATCGTTCTCACACAGCTTCAATACGTTCTCCTCGCTATCGTACTGGCGTACGTCATTGCACCCGTACAACAGCGTCTGGAGCGACATCTGAGTTCAACGATGGCTGCCATTACGCTCATCGTGATCTCGGTCTTCGTGATTTTCATTCCGGTCGCCTACATCCTCACGATCGCAATTCAGCAAGGACTGGGGTTCCTGACGGTCATCCAAGACGGGGAACTCAGTCTAGACAACATTGAGAACCGGATCGAAACCATCGGGTACGTGATCGATTTAGACCTCGTGTATGCTACATATCGAGAGCCAATCACGGCGGGATTGCAACGTCTCGCTACCGGCGCGCTAACCGTCATCAGTGGCCTCCCCGGTCTGTTCATCGGACTCACCGTGACGATGTTTGTGCTCTTTACCCTGTTGCGAGACGGCGAACAGTTCCTTGGCTGGCTGCGAGCAGTCCTTCCCGTCTCGGAGCACGTCCAGCAGGAACTGTTCAGAGAACTCGACACCCTCATGTGGGCGTCCGTTATTGGGAACGTCGCCGTCGCGGGAATCCAGGCGATACTCCTCGGCATCGGCTTGGCGCTCCTTGGAATGCCGGGGGTCGTATTCTTGACCGTATCGACGTTCATCCTCACGTTACTCCCCCTCGTCGGAGCGTTCGGCGTCTGGATACCGGTCTCACTCTACCTGTTCGCTGTCGGTCGTCCCACCGCGGCGGTACTCCTGTTCGTTTTCGGATCCGTGGTTAGTGTCTCGGATTTCTACCTTCGTCCGGCCATCATCAACCGGAGCGGAGCGCTCAACGTCGCGATCATCGTCGTCGGAATCTTCGGCGGCATCGTCCTGTTCGGGGCGATGGGCCTGTTCGTCGGGCCTGTCGTGCTCGGTGGAGCGAAGGTCGTCCTCGACCTGTTCGCCCGGGAGCAAACGGAATCGTCCGGCTTCTAA
- a CDS encoding DUF7539 family protein has product MVEFPDERQLVLRARSQLAQWTNSARRAAYAELFEGDDPILSPEEVQLLDALDSELERQGGDGVWGTDQYGIHTAGTSSSATSLGVVCVYHPQITRDSVLRGGDDLDDETEERLNAALWKYSERVATLIEAKLDEFVRQTRQ; this is encoded by the coding sequence ATGGTCGAGTTTCCAGACGAACGACAGCTCGTACTCCGGGCGCGCTCCCAGTTGGCCCAGTGGACGAATAGTGCCCGGAGAGCGGCGTACGCTGAACTATTCGAAGGTGACGATCCAATCCTCTCCCCCGAAGAGGTACAACTGCTTGATGCACTCGACTCGGAACTGGAGCGACAGGGCGGCGATGGTGTCTGGGGGACCGATCAGTACGGAATCCACACGGCGGGGACCTCAAGCTCGGCCACTTCTCTCGGCGTCGTCTGTGTCTACCATCCACAGATTACCAGGGACTCCGTCCTCCGTGGCGGCGACGACCTCGACGACGAGACCGAAGAGCGACTCAACGCAGCACTCTGGAAATACAGCGAGCGCGTCGCAACACTCATCGAAGCAAAACTCGACGAGTTCGTCCGTCAAACCCGACAGTAA
- a CDS encoding nucleotidyltransferase domain-containing protein: MGSDGRLLERPGLVLQVEVEDLVGIVLFGSVARGEADRASDIDLLVIVRGEKTPARRAVQSIVRDLEERPFEGNRYTFECLVESVESAQRIGERLQEQFDKGLTLVGSDELADLRREVYADGE, encoded by the coding sequence GTGGGATCCGACGGTCGACTGCTGGAACGCCCGGGCCTTGTCCTCCAGGTAGAGGTCGAGGACCTGGTCGGAATCGTGTTGTTCGGCAGTGTAGCCCGGGGGGAGGCGGACCGGGCGAGCGACATCGACCTGCTGGTAATCGTTCGAGGTGAGAAAACGCCCGCCCGGCGTGCGGTGCAGTCGATCGTTCGCGACCTCGAAGAGAGACCGTTCGAGGGGAACCGGTACACGTTCGAGTGCCTAGTCGAGTCGGTCGAGAGCGCGCAGCGGATCGGCGAACGGTTGCAGGAACAGTTTGATAAGGGACTCACGCTGGTCGGGTCCGACGAGCTTGCCGACCTTCGTCGGGAGGTGTACGCCGATGGAGAATGA
- a CDS encoding hemolysin family protein yields the protein MVNVVLSAAQIVLALFLVVLNGFFVAAEFAFVRIRGTSVEQLVEEGRPGSGTLQEVMTNLDNYLATTQLGITIASLGLGWVGEPAVAALIEPVLEPVLPANLIHLVAFAIGFSIITFLHVVFGELAPKTLAIAQTERLSLFLAPPMKFFYYILYPGIVVFNGAANAFTRSLGVPPASETDETLGERELLRVLTRSGEGGDIDVTEVTMIERVFDLDDTMVREVMVPRPDVVSVPADATLSELHSTVLEAGHTRYPVLDADDGDQVVGFVDVKDVLRAEVDDGDAEVVDDIARDILIVPETMAISDLLIQFREDRQQMAAVIDEWGAFEGIATVEDIVEALVGDLRDGFDLDEREHSIRQRDDEGYDVDGGVPLSKVSDALDGDFDSEAVETIGGLVLGRLNRAPEPGDRVEIDDHVVEVTSVEGTRISTVWVHERDIDDPAVD from the coding sequence ATGGTAAACGTCGTGCTCTCAGCGGCACAAATCGTCTTAGCGCTGTTTCTCGTGGTGCTCAACGGCTTTTTTGTCGCAGCAGAGTTCGCCTTCGTTCGGATTCGGGGAACGTCGGTTGAGCAACTCGTCGAGGAGGGGCGGCCCGGCTCGGGAACGCTCCAAGAAGTGATGACGAACCTCGACAACTACCTCGCCACGACGCAACTCGGCATCACCATCGCCTCGCTCGGGTTGGGATGGGTCGGCGAACCCGCCGTGGCGGCGCTCATCGAACCCGTACTGGAACCGGTTCTCCCCGCAAATCTCATCCATCTCGTCGCGTTCGCAATCGGCTTTAGTATCATCACGTTTCTCCACGTCGTCTTCGGTGAACTCGCGCCGAAGACGCTCGCAATCGCCCAGACCGAGCGACTCTCGCTGTTCCTCGCCCCGCCGATGAAGTTCTTCTATTACATACTCTATCCGGGAATTGTCGTCTTCAACGGGGCAGCCAATGCGTTCACGCGGTCGCTCGGTGTGCCGCCCGCGTCCGAAACGGATGAGACACTCGGCGAGCGGGAGCTCCTTCGGGTACTAACACGATCCGGCGAGGGCGGGGACATCGACGTGACGGAAGTGACGATGATCGAGCGGGTCTTCGATCTCGACGACACCATGGTGCGGGAGGTCATGGTCCCACGACCAGACGTGGTGAGTGTTCCGGCGGATGCCACGCTATCCGAACTACATTCGACCGTCTTAGAGGCCGGTCACACGCGCTATCCGGTTCTTGACGCCGACGACGGTGACCAGGTGGTTGGATTCGTCGATGTCAAGGACGTATTGCGAGCAGAGGTAGACGATGGGGATGCCGAGGTAGTCGATGACATCGCCCGCGATATTCTCATCGTCCCGGAAACGATGGCAATCAGCGATCTCCTGATACAGTTCAGAGAGGATCGCCAGCAGATGGCCGCAGTCATCGACGAGTGGGGAGCGTTCGAGGGGATTGCGACGGTCGAAGACATCGTCGAGGCCCTCGTCGGAGACCTTCGGGACGGGTTCGATCTCGATGAGCGCGAACATTCGATACGCCAGCGTGACGATGAGGGGTACGACGTTGACGGCGGAGTCCCATTATCGAAAGTTTCCGATGCCCTCGATGGCGACTTCGATAGCGAAGCGGTCGAAACGATCGGTGGGCTGGTGCTGGGACGACTCAACCGCGCGCCAGAACCTGGCGACCGCGTCGAGATCGACGATCACGTCGTTGAGGTAACGAGCGTTGAGGGGACTCGAATTTCGACGGTATGGGTCCACGAAAGAGATATCGACGATCCAGCAGTGGACTGA
- a CDS encoding IclR family transcriptional regulator gives MPPTETGTPTIQAVETSHEIIEALRELDQPTVTDVATHIESSKGGVFKHLKTLQKSGFVIREGNQYRLGLRFLDIGGELRYSHPRSQTIKEKMKELAEETDETSIYTVLDDTKTTTLYRETGSRGVSTRTRIGKRLYPHETAAGKSILSQLPRGEVEDIIDDVGLPPITENTITEKERFIEELDTVRERGYAYNLGESVEGLVAMAVPLVPNGEVMGACSVTGPYHRMKEDPINEEITDTLLSFVNELELNIAHS, from the coding sequence ATGCCACCGACCGAGACGGGCACTCCGACGATACAGGCCGTCGAGACCTCACACGAGATCATCGAAGCGCTTCGCGAACTTGATCAGCCCACCGTCACGGACGTCGCAACGCACATCGAATCCTCAAAAGGTGGCGTGTTCAAACACCTGAAGACGCTCCAGAAGAGCGGCTTCGTCATCCGTGAAGGGAACCAGTATCGACTCGGACTAAGGTTCCTCGACATCGGCGGAGAGCTCCGATACTCCCATCCTCGCTCCCAGACGATCAAAGAGAAAATGAAAGAGCTGGCGGAGGAAACCGACGAGACCAGCATCTACACCGTGTTGGATGATACGAAGACGACCACACTGTACCGGGAGACCGGAAGTCGTGGGGTATCCACGAGAACACGAATCGGGAAGCGGCTGTATCCACACGAAACCGCGGCAGGAAAATCAATCCTCTCACAGCTTCCCAGAGGAGAGGTGGAGGACATTATCGACGACGTGGGGCTTCCACCCATCACGGAGAACACGATCACCGAGAAGGAGCGGTTCATCGAGGAGCTCGATACAGTTCGTGAGAGGGGGTACGCCTACAATCTGGGCGAGAGCGTGGAAGGGTTAGTCGCTATGGCTGTTCCACTCGTCCCCAACGGGGAGGTCATGGGTGCCTGCTCCGTTACGGGACCGTATCACCGAATGAAGGAGGATCCGATCAACGAGGAAATCACCGACACGCTGTTGAGCTTCGTGAACGAACTCGAACTGAACATTGCACATTCCTAG
- a CDS encoding VOC family protein, with amino-acid sequence MEGTIDHIEIEASDADEMAEFLQTLGFEIHRETEHHGKSYELKPPNSDQPLFEIHTVEGEEVPGINHIAFESDQVESLAEELREDDVDQVSDPYYVEATGRTIVNFRDPDGRRFQVVSSEE; translated from the coding sequence ATGGAAGGAACGATCGACCATATCGAGATAGAAGCTAGCGACGCGGACGAAATGGCAGAATTCTTACAAACACTCGGATTCGAGATTCACCGTGAAACCGAGCACCACGGGAAGTCATACGAACTCAAACCCCCGAACTCGGACCAACCGCTCTTCGAAATCCACACGGTTGAGGGTGAGGAGGTACCGGGAATCAACCACATCGCGTTCGAATCGGACCAGGTCGAATCCCTCGCGGAAGAACTCCGGGAGGACGATGTCGACCAGGTCAGCGATCCGTACTACGTCGAGGCCACCGGGCGTACGATCGTGAATTTCAGGGATCCCGACGGCCGTCGGTTCCAGGTCGTCTCCTCCGAAGAGTAA
- a CDS encoding hydroxyacid dehydrogenase: MSSWHAIADQDVQPNEILRDAVTPEIDLEIGIDASEGALIDALDGLDVLFTTSRLSVTESVLAETDLGVVAKLGTGIDNVDLEAASERGVVVTHTPGMNALSVAEHTVALLLAVARKVGPTQALLRDGNWRDTAPLGTMVSGKTVGIYGYGNIGRRVGKLLSGFGVHTIAYDPYVQEIESELTDTELVTFERLLSESEFISVNAELTDETRGTFDEGAFDAMQDDAILVNTARGPIVDTDALIEAICNGRLAGAGLDVFETEPLPSHSRLHELDTVITTPHVAAMTEDYRKRGINMLAGNTLALLRGESINDEYLAVDPE, translated from the coding sequence ATGAGTTCGTGGCACGCGATCGCCGATCAGGACGTTCAGCCCAACGAAATCCTGCGGGACGCAGTCACACCGGAGATCGATCTCGAGATTGGAATCGACGCGAGCGAAGGGGCGCTGATCGACGCACTAGACGGTCTGGACGTCCTGTTCACCACTTCCCGGCTGTCGGTCACGGAATCGGTCCTCGCAGAGACCGATCTCGGTGTCGTCGCAAAACTGGGTACGGGCATCGACAACGTCGACCTTGAGGCGGCCAGTGAACGGGGAGTCGTCGTTACGCATACGCCCGGAATGAACGCACTTTCGGTCGCTGAACACACCGTTGCCCTCCTCCTCGCCGTCGCGCGAAAGGTCGGACCGACACAGGCGCTTCTTCGGGATGGGAACTGGCGGGATACGGCTCCACTGGGAACGATGGTATCCGGAAAGACGGTTGGCATCTACGGTTACGGGAACATCGGACGCCGAGTCGGAAAGCTCCTCTCGGGGTTCGGTGTCCACACGATCGCGTATGATCCGTACGTGCAGGAAATCGAGTCGGAGCTCACCGATACGGAACTCGTCACGTTCGAGCGCCTCCTCTCCGAGAGCGAGTTCATCTCTGTAAACGCGGAACTCACCGACGAGACGCGTGGGACGTTCGATGAAGGTGCGTTCGATGCGATGCAGGACGACGCAATCCTCGTCAACACCGCACGGGGACCCATCGTCGATACGGACGCGTTGATCGAGGCGATCTGCAATGGACGGCTTGCTGGAGCCGGTCTCGACGTCTTCGAGACGGAACCGCTGCCGTCTCACTCCCGCCTCCACGAACTGGATACCGTCATCACCACGCCACACGTCGCAGCCATGACCGAGGACTACCGGAAGCGAGGGATCAACATGCTCGCAGGTAACACGCTCGCACTCCTTCGTGGTGAATCGATCAACGACGAGTACCTCGCAGTCGATCCGGAGTAA